One Hordeum vulgare subsp. vulgare unplaced genomic scaffold, MorexV3_pseudomolecules_assembly, whole genome shotgun sequence genomic window carries:
- the LOC123423309 gene encoding maturase K has protein sequence MEKFEGYSEKQKSRQQYFVYPLLFQEYIYAFAHDYGLNGSEPVEIVSWNNKKFSSLLVKRLIIRMYQQNFLDNSVNHPNQDRLLDYKIFFYSEFYSQILSEGFAIVVEIPFSLRELSCPKEKEIPKFQNLRSIHSIFPFLEDKFLHLDYLSHIEIPYPIHLEILVQLLQYRIQDVPSLHLLRFFLNYYSNWNSFITSMKSILFFQKENKRLVKFLYNSYVSEYEFFLLFLRKQSSCLPLAYSGTFLERIHFSRKMEHFGIMYPGFSRKTLWFFMDPLIHYVRYQGKAILASKGSFFLKKKWKCYLINFWQYYFFFWTQPRRIHINQLANSCFDFMGYLSSVPKSPLLVRNQMLENSFLIDTRMKKFDTIVPATLLIGYLSKAQFCTGSGHPISKPIWTDLSDWDILDRFGRICRNLFHYHSGSSKKRTLYRLKYILRLSCARTLARKHKSTVRTFMQRLGSAFLEEFFTEEEQVFSLMFTKTTLFSFSGSHTERIWYLDIIGINDLVNPLN, from the coding sequence ATGGAAAAATTCGAAGGGTATTCAGAAAAACAGAAATCTCGTCAACAATACTTTGTCTACCCACTTCTCTTTCAGGAGTATATTTATGCATTTGCTCATGATTATGGATTAAACGGTTCTGAACCTGTGGAAATAGTTAGTTGGAATAACAAGAAATTTAGTTCACTACTTGTGAAACGTTTAATTATTCGAATGTATCAGCAGAATTTTTTGGATAACTCGGTTAATCATCCTAATCAAGATCGATTATTGGATTACAAAATTTTTTTTTATTCTGAGTTTTATTCTCAGATTCTATCTGAGGGGTTTGCGATTGTTGTGGAAATCCCATTCTCGCTACGGGAATTATCTTgtccgaaagaaaaagaaataccaaaGTTTCAGAATTTACGCTCTATTCATTCAATATTTCCCTTTTTAGAAGACAAATTTTTGCATTTGGATTATCTATCACATATAGAAATACCCTATCCTATCCATTTGgaaatcttggttcaactccttcAATACCGTATCCAAGATGTTCCATCTTTGCATTTATTGCGATTCTTTCTCAACTACTATTCGAATTGGAATAGTTTTATTACTTCAATGAAATCCattcttttttttcaaaaagaaaataaaagactaGTTAAATTCCTATATAACTCTTATGTATCAGAATAtgaatttttcttgttgtttcttCGTAAACAATCTTCTTGCTTACCATTAGCATATTCTGGAACTTTTCTGGAACGAATCCACTTTTCTAGGAAGATGGAACATTTTGGGATAATGTACCCTGGTTTTTCTCGGAAAACCTTATGGTTCTTTATGGATCCTCTTATACATTATGTTCGATATCAAGGAAAGGCAATTCTTGCATCAAAAggcagtttttttttgaaaaagaaatgGAAATGCTACCTTATCAATTTCTGGCaatattatttctttttttggaCTCAGCCGCGAAGAATCCATATAAACCAATTAGCAAACTCTTGCTTCGATTTTATGGGATACCTTTCAAGTGTACCAAAAAGTCCTTTGTTGGTAAGGAATCAAATGCTGGAGAATTCATTTCTCATAGATACTCGAATGAAAAAATTCGATACCATAGTCCCCGCTACTCTCCTCATAGGATACTTATCAAAAGCTCAATTTTGTACTGGATCGGGGCATCCTATTAGTAAACCCATTTGGACGGATTTATCAGATTGGGATATTCTTGATCGATTTGGTCGGATATGTAGAAAtctttttcattatcatagtggaTCTTCGAAAAAACGGACTTTGTATCGACTAAAGTATATACTTCGACTTTCATGCGCTAGAACTTTAGCTCGTAAACATAAAAGCACGGTACGAACTTTTATGCAACGATTGGGTTcggcatttttagaagaattttttACGGAAGAAGAGCAAGTTTTTTCTTTGATGTTCACCAAAACAACTCTTTTTTCTTTCAGTGGATCACACACTGAGCGTATTTGGTATTTGGATAT